The segment CAACAACCTTGTCATCATGCATAAGGATAACATTCGGACCACATGGCCACTTATACTCCATTGTTGTCTGGAAAGGTATAATGACATCACGCTGAAGAACGGCCTTTACGCCTTTATTGTCACCCCTGCCAAGTCCCATCAAGGTCATTTGGTCTGCTTTTTCCTCAAGTTGAGCTATGGTCTTACGGTCCTCCTCATTAAGTACCAGTGTTTTACCAACACCGACCATACATTCTAATCCTTCTCGTACCGTTTTGATAATCTCATCTTTTTCCATGACAATCCCTATACCTGCTTGTAGGTTCAAATTAACATGATCACAGAGGCAATTTGAAGAGATACAATAGCGAATTACCTATTCCACTTTGCTTATATAAGCATATCGAATATACTTCAAAAAAAATCAAAGTAATTGATTAGTAACTATCAAGTGGAAAAAAGAAACAAAGAACAGGCCTTAAATATACTTCAAATTGATCAGGACATGACGGTTTTGCACCTGATTCACAAAACCCTTATATACAAAGTTTACTATAATAGATAGTACAGGATCATCAGAATAACGATAAATATTGCTTCTAATTGACTTTCATTACCCATATAGAGGATCAACATGACAGACATCACAGTGAATTCAAGAATTTGCGGTTTTACACACAAGATACACGGAACCAAGGACGGAAAGAACGTTAAGATAAAGATCGAAACCCAATGTCCAAAGGTCAAGAATATTTCCGAGCTTGAAGTGCCAATGATGCAGCTCTTTGGGATCAAAGAGAATATAGTCACCGCTAAAGCACAAGAAGGAAACTGTTGCGCAACATGCCTGGTACCATGCGGAATCCTTCATGCATGCAATCTTGAACTGGGACTTATCTCTCAAAAACTTGCAAAAGATGTAGGCAACCTTAGTATCGAGTTCGAGTGAACCGGAACAGATAGAAATGATATGATCTGACTGAAATGATCAGATCAAAAATGATTTATGAGATCGGCCTGATGATGCCGATCTTTGGTTCATAACATTGCCCCTTTGCAAGCAAAGACCTGACTGCTGAGTCCACTGCCTTTTCATTTATGTTGCGGGAATTCGCAACTGAAAGAAGATCCATATACTCCACACCTTTTCCTTCATCAAGCTCTTCCAGCAATTCCATTACGACAACATCTAGATCTTTATCGCCATCTGCAGAAGATGCAAGATCAATAGAAATAATACACCTTTTAACTACGGACCTCAGTTCATTCAGATAATCAGCGCCAGTACCATAATTATCAATGGCCAGACAGATGCCCTCTGATAAATTCGAGGGAATTTCCATATTTTCCGTGCAATTGAACGAATCAGGATCATTTTCGCATAAGGACAACATTTTTGAAAAGGCATCGATCCTGTCAAGAGTCAGTTCTGCAGTATCAATTACCCAGCAATTGCGCATAGCTTCATCGGCCAGATGGATCTCTTCAGGCCGCAGGGATATGATCGGGCTTCCGGCGTCCGGCTTATATACACGCACCTTCCCAACTACAGAAACAAATGCAGGAGTTTCTACGGAAGAGAGGAATATAGCTGCCTGTGGTTGATACTGACCGGCATATACTGTAAAGGCACCTGAAGGATCAACCACACGGGCTTTCCATGTGTCCGTGTCAGTGCCTACATTATCAACCTCCGTGATAACACCAACAATGAAAACACGATTTACCATTGTTCCCACCGGAGTGAGAAGGTAATTTGGAGTATGACCCTCTGAATTTATCGCTTCTTCGATAGTAGAATGTATTGTAGAGCTTGAATCGTTCAACTCTTTTGCAAATATCCTGTGTGCAATTTCACGCTCAACCATAAAGATCACTCCACCCCTTCAAGTCGCTCCAGAAGAGCCGATACACGCATATCAAGATCTTCAGACGGAACCCATACTGATTTTGCTACGAATGTTACACCATACTCGACCTTCGAAGTATTCCCACGCACACCGAGATAATGTCCTGTAAGAATATTTTTCATATCATCATAAACAACATTTGCAGACATTTCCTTACCCATAAGAGACTCAGACTCCTGAAGTGTCTTACCATAAACTATCTCGGAAAGTTCCCGGTTCAGCATAACAAGAAGAGAACCCGTCCCATCATCGAGGATTAGCTTGATACGCATATCCTGGATCCCCTCTACCACACCATGTGAGCGACACGTGTTCTTCATAATAACACGATTACATTCAGGACAGCGGGCGATCACGCCGGAACCCGGACGTACGGAAACAATGTTCCCTTGCACTGACACATCGAACATACCCTCATTTTGTAAAACATCGCCTATAGGCAATGGTTTTGGCGGCAGGTTCACTGATGCGAAAGTGAAAGGCAGGTGTTCTTCAGGCCCGACAATATGAACCGAGGTTGATTCATTCAGGTGTATGGAAGGTACACCCCGATACATGCTAACCGATGCATCCTCAAACCGCACAATGGTACCGATGTCCACACCATCAAGAAGAGACCATGAAACAAAAGGCAATCGACTGGTCTCATCAGCCATAACACCTTCTATAATTGTAAGGTCCTTTCCTTTTACATTAACATCCCTGTGATATAGCTCAATGACTGCTGCCACTGAACTTATGAACATGTCCGAATAGCCAACCTCACCCAGTTTTTTAACAGGAGTTACTGAAAGTTCTGAGATATCAGGAAGATATGTTTCCTCAAGAAGTTCTACTTCCGATCGATCCCCTATACTAACTTCTGCCCTATTATGCCAGGCCCTTACGCTGGCATTCCGGACCCTTACAGCATCCCCGGGATTTAGTGAAATAGGCTTCCACGATGTGAAAGAGCACAATCCGGATTCA is part of the Methanococcoides orientis genome and harbors:
- a CDS encoding DUF6951 family protein, which codes for MTDITVNSRICGFTHKIHGTKDGKNVKIKIETQCPKVKNISELEVPMMQLFGIKENIVTAKAQEGNCCATCLVPCGILHACNLELGLISQKLAKDVGNLSIEFE
- a CDS encoding RPA family protein, with protein sequence MVEREIAHRIFAKELNDSSSTIHSTIEEAINSEGHTPNYLLTPVGTMVNRVFIVGVITEVDNVGTDTDTWKARVVDPSGAFTVYAGQYQPQAAIFLSSVETPAFVSVVGKVRVYKPDAGSPIISLRPEEIHLADEAMRNCWVIDTAELTLDRIDAFSKMLSLCENDPDSFNCTENMEIPSNLSEGICLAIDNYGTGADYLNELRSVVKRCIISIDLASSADGDKDLDVVVMELLEELDEGKGVEYMDLLSVANSRNINEKAVDSAVRSLLAKGQCYEPKIGIIRPIS
- a CDS encoding Single-stranded DNA binding protein, whose product is MDKKFAPHIEELTKALGNISRSTIEDELELLLKYRVPIDEAKRSILKKFQNDSPILKKVHELAIGDKGIALEVRILNINEKNVNLRGNSVTIFSGALADESGLCSFTSWKPISLNPGDAVRVRNASVRAWHNRAEVSIGDRSEVELLEETYLPDISELSVTPVKKLGEVGYSDMFISSVAAVIELYHRDVNVKGKDLTIIEGVMADETSRLPFVSWSLLDGVDIGTIVRFEDASVSMYRGVPSIHLNESTSVHIVGPEEHLPFTFASVNLPPKPLPIGDVLQNEGMFDVSVQGNIVSVRPGSGVIARCPECNRVIMKNTCRSHGVVEGIQDMRIKLILDDGTGSLLVMLNRELSEIVYGKTLQESESLMGKEMSANVVYDDMKNILTGHYLGVRGNTSKVEYGVTFVAKSVWVPSEDLDMRVSALLERLEGVE